The Ictalurus punctatus breed USDA103 unplaced genomic scaffold, Coco_2.0 Super-Scaffold_100056, whole genome shotgun sequence genome has a window encoding:
- the LOC108261688 gene encoding NLR family CARD domain-containing protein 3 isoform X4 — translation MTSNMSVSGEQDLKRDERMMEGKRSDSPEPSCVSMKSDASMHRPINFRDGAGSPDVRPQQKKSNLSRNQLDSIFKELEHKVVTLIKNELERFRKLLSPDYPACTEREVQDEVDLHSVRDGALKITLHVLKNMDHTDLANTLHNKLASVYQTKLKSSLREKFRRINEGISQHGSSALLNEIYTELYITEGWSGDVNNEHEVRQIETASRRPAAQETPIKCNDLFKDKSIRRVLTKGVAGIGKTVSVQKVILDWAEGKANQDVTFMFPLPFRELNLMKQKHLSLMDLLHHFFPEIRKLEVIDCDSYKVVLIFDGLDECRLPLNFQKNERLCDVTESASVDVLLTNLIKGNLLPSALLWITSRPGAANQIPPECVAQVTEVRGFSDPQKEEYFRKRISDQSLANKIISHMKSSRSLYIMCHIPVFCWISTTVLERMLGEAERGEIPKTLTQMFTHFLIFQIKHKEQKYHQKCDPDPQQTRKSILALGKLAFQQLEKGNLIFYEEDLRECGIDVGEVSVYSGVCTQIFREEFGLHLGKVFSFVHLSVQEFLAALYAFLSFISRNVTEQPTTDLSDLLNKSDMSDLLRSAVDKALQSENGHLDLFLRFLLGLSLESNQTLLRGLMPQTGSSSHSKQETVEYIKEKIRENPSPEKSINLFHCLNELNDHSLVQEVQTYLNRGGYRCLRGTILSPAQWSALVFVLLNSDQELDVFDLRKYDPSEECLLKLLPVVKASRRAELCVCDLTEESCRVLSSVLRSNSSRLRELDLSVNNLQDSGVKLLSAGLENPHCTLEILRMRDCSITDEGCAALTSALRSNSSSHLRELDLKGNNPGESGVKLLSDLLKDPHCNLETLHVNYNTLTRTGV, via the exons atgacctccaacatgagtgtgtctggagaacaggacttaaagagagacgagag aatgatggagggaaagagatcagactcaccagaacccagctgtgtgtccatgaagagtgacgcGTCAATGCATCGTCCAATTAACTTCAGAGACGGAGCCGGgtctcctgatgtgag accacaacagaagaaatcaaacctcagcagaaatcagttggactccatattcaag gagctggaacacaaagtcgtcactctgataaagaatgagctggAGAGGTtcaggaagctcctgagtccagattacccagcatgcactgagagggaggtgcaGGATGAGGtggatctgcacagtgtcagagacggagcgctgaagatcacactgcacgtcctgaagaacatggaccacacagatctcgctaacacactgcacaaca aactcgcctctgtgtatcagacaaagctgaaatccagcctgagagagaagtttagaagaattaatgaaggaatctcacagcatggaagctcagcacttctgaatgagatctacacagagctctacatcacagagggttggagtggagacgtcaataatgaacatgaggtgagacagattgagacagcgtccaggagaccagcagcacaggagacacccatcaaatgtaatgatctctttaaagacaagtccatcagaagagtgctgactaaaggagttgctggaattggaaaaacagtctctgtgcagaaggtcattctggactgggctgaaggaaaagcaaatcaggacgtcaccttcatgtttccacttccctttagagagctgaatctgatgaagcagaaacatctcagtctgatggatcttcttcatcactttttccctgaaatAAGAAAACTAGAAGTAATAGACTGTGACTCCTacaaagtggtgttgatctttgatggtctggatgagtgtcgacttcctctaaatttccagaagaatgagagactgtgtgatgtgacagagtcagcctcagtggatgtgctgctgacgaacctcatcaaggggaatctgcttccctctgctctcctctggataacctctcgaccaggagcagccaatcagatccctcctgagtgtgtagcccaggtaacagaggtacgagggttcagtgatcctcagaaagaggagtacttcaggaagaggatcagtgatcagagcctggccaataaaatcatctcacacatgaagtcttcaagaagcctctacatcatgtgccacatcccagtcttctgctggatctcaaccactgttctagagagaatgttgggtgaagcagagagaggagagatccccaagactctgactcaaatgttcacacacttcctgatctttcagatcaaacacaaggagcaaaagtaccatcagaaatgtgaccctgatcctcagcagaccagaaagagtatcctggcactgggaaaactggctttccaacagctggagaaaggaaacctgatcttctatgaggaagacctgagagagtgtggcattgatgtcgGAGAAGTGTcggtgtactcaggagtgtgtacccaaatcttcagagaggagtttgggcttcacctggggaaggtgttcagctttgtacatctgagtgttcaggagtttctggctgctttatatgcatttctctccttcatcagcagaaatgtaacagaacaaccaaccactgatctgtctgatcttctcaacaagtcagacatgtctgatctcctcaggagtgcagtggacaaggccttacagagtgagaatggacacctggacctgttcctccgcttccttctgggtctctcactggagtccaatcagactctcttacgaggcttaatgccccagacaggaagcagctctcacagcaaacaggaaacagtcgagtacatcaaggagaagatcagggagaatccatctccagagaaatccatcaatctgttccactgtctgaatgaactgaatgatcattctctagtgcaggaagtacagacttacctgaacagaggaggATACAGGTGTCTCAGGGGAACCatactctctcctgctcagtggtcagctctggtgtttgtgttactgaactcagatcaggagctggatgtgtttgatttgaggaaatatgacccatcagaggaatgtcttctgaagctgctgccagtggtcaaagcctccagaagagctga gctgtgtgtgtgtgatctgacagaggaaagctgtagagttctgtcctcagttctccgatcaaactcctccagactgagagaactggacctgagtgtcaataacctgcaggattcaggagtgaagctgctctctgctggactggagaatccacactgtacactggagatactgag gatgcgtgactgcagtattacagatgaaggttgtgctgctctgacttctgctctgaggtcaaactcctcatcacacctgagagaactggatctgaagggtaataatccaggagaatcaggagtgaagctgctctctgatctactgaaggatccacactgtaacctggagacactaca
- the LOC108261688 gene encoding NLR family CARD domain-containing protein 3 isoform X3 — translation MTSNMSVSGEQDLKRDERMMEGKRSDSPEPSCVSMKSDASMHRPINFRDGAGSPDVRPQQKKSNLSRNQLDSIFKELEHKVVTLIKNELERFRKLLSPDYPACTEREVQDEVDLHSVRDGALKITLHVLKNMDHTDLANTLHNKLASVYQTKLKSSLREKFRRINEGISQHGSSALLNEIYTELYITEGWSGDVNNEHEVRQIETASRRPAAQETPIKCNDLFKDKSIRRVLTKGVAGIGKTVSVQKVILDWAEGKANQDVTFMFPLPFRELNLMKQKHLSLMDLLHHFFPEIRKLEVIDCDSYKVVLIFDGLDECRLPLNFQKNERLCDVTESASVDVLLTNLIKGNLLPSALLWITSRPGAANQIPPECVAQVTEVRGFSDPQKEEYFRKRISDQSLANKIISHMKSSRSLYIMCHIPVFCWISTTVLERMLGEAERGEIPKTLTQMFTHFLIFQIKHKEQKYHQKCDPDPQQTRKSILALGKLAFQQLEKGNLIFYEEDLRECGIDVGEVSVYSGVCTQIFREEFGLHLGKVFSFVHLSVQEFLAALYAFLSFISRNVTEQPTTDLSDLLNKSDMSDLLRSAVDKALQSENGHLDLFLRFLLGLSLESNQTLLRGLMPQTGSSSHSKQETVEYIKEKIRENPSPEKSINLFHCLNELNDHSLVQEVQTYLNRGGYRCLRGTILSPAQWSALVFVLLNSDQELDVFDLRKYDPSEECLLKLLPVVKASRRAELWRCNLTEESCRVLSSVLRSNSSRLRELDLSHNNLQDLGVKLLSAGLEDPHCTLEILRMCDCRITDEGCAALTSALRSNSSSRLRELDLSHNNLQDSGVKLLSAGLENPHCTLETLRMRDCSITDEGCAALTSALRSNSSSHLRELDLKGNNPGESGVKLLSDLLKDPHCNLETLHVNYNTLTRTGV, via the exons atgacctccaacatgagtgtgtctggagaacaggacttaaagagagacgagag aatgatggagggaaagagatcagactcaccagaacccagctgtgtgtccatgaagagtgacgcGTCAATGCATCGTCCAATTAACTTCAGAGACGGAGCCGGgtctcctgatgtgag accacaacagaagaaatcaaacctcagcagaaatcagttggactccatattcaag gagctggaacacaaagtcgtcactctgataaagaatgagctggAGAGGTtcaggaagctcctgagtccagattacccagcatgcactgagagggaggtgcaGGATGAGGtggatctgcacagtgtcagagacggagcgctgaagatcacactgcacgtcctgaagaacatggaccacacagatctcgctaacacactgcacaaca aactcgcctctgtgtatcagacaaagctgaaatccagcctgagagagaagtttagaagaattaatgaaggaatctcacagcatggaagctcagcacttctgaatgagatctacacagagctctacatcacagagggttggagtggagacgtcaataatgaacatgaggtgagacagattgagacagcgtccaggagaccagcagcacaggagacacccatcaaatgtaatgatctctttaaagacaagtccatcagaagagtgctgactaaaggagttgctggaattggaaaaacagtctctgtgcagaaggtcattctggactgggctgaaggaaaagcaaatcaggacgtcaccttcatgtttccacttccctttagagagctgaatctgatgaagcagaaacatctcagtctgatggatcttcttcatcactttttccctgaaatAAGAAAACTAGAAGTAATAGACTGTGACTCCTacaaagtggtgttgatctttgatggtctggatgagtgtcgacttcctctaaatttccagaagaatgagagactgtgtgatgtgacagagtcagcctcagtggatgtgctgctgacgaacctcatcaaggggaatctgcttccctctgctctcctctggataacctctcgaccaggagcagccaatcagatccctcctgagtgtgtagcccaggtaacagaggtacgagggttcagtgatcctcagaaagaggagtacttcaggaagaggatcagtgatcagagcctggccaataaaatcatctcacacatgaagtcttcaagaagcctctacatcatgtgccacatcccagtcttctgctggatctcaaccactgttctagagagaatgttgggtgaagcagagagaggagagatccccaagactctgactcaaatgttcacacacttcctgatctttcagatcaaacacaaggagcaaaagtaccatcagaaatgtgaccctgatcctcagcagaccagaaagagtatcctggcactgggaaaactggctttccaacagctggagaaaggaaacctgatcttctatgaggaagacctgagagagtgtggcattgatgtcgGAGAAGTGTcggtgtactcaggagtgtgtacccaaatcttcagagaggagtttgggcttcacctggggaaggtgttcagctttgtacatctgagtgttcaggagtttctggctgctttatatgcatttctctccttcatcagcagaaatgtaacagaacaaccaaccactgatctgtctgatcttctcaacaagtcagacatgtctgatctcctcaggagtgcagtggacaaggccttacagagtgagaatggacacctggacctgttcctccgcttccttctgggtctctcactggagtccaatcagactctcttacgaggcttaatgccccagacaggaagcagctctcacagcaaacaggaaacagtcgagtacatcaaggagaagatcagggagaatccatctccagagaaatccatcaatctgttccactgtctgaatgaactgaatgatcattctctagtgcaggaagtacagacttacctgaacagaggaggATACAGGTGTCTCAGGGGAACCatactctctcctgctcagtggtcagctctggtgtttgtgttactgaactcagatcaggagctggatgtgtttgatttgaggaaatatgacccatcagaggaatgtcttctgaagctgctgccagtggtcaaagcctccagaagagctga gctgtggaggtgtaatctgacagaggaaagctgtagagttctgtcctcagttctcagatcaaactcctccagactgagagaactggacctgagtcacaataacctgcaggatttaggagtgaagctgctctctgctggactggaggatccacactgtacactggagatactgag gatgtgtgactgcaggattacagatgaaggttgtgctgctctgacttctgctctgaggtcaaactcctcatcacgcctgagagaactggacctgagtcacaataacctgcaggattcaggagtgaagctgctctctgctggactggagaatccacactgtacactggagacactgag gatgcgtgactgcagtattacagatgaaggttgtgctgctctgacttctgctctgaggtcaaactcctcatcacacctgagagaactggatctgaagggtaataatccaggagaatcaggagtgaagctgctctctgatctactgaaggatccacactgtaacctggagacactaca
- the LOC108261688 gene encoding NACHT, LRR and PYD domains-containing protein 3 isoform X1 produces MTSNMSVSGEQDLKRDERMMEGKRSDSPEPSCVSMKSDASMHRPINFRDGAGSPDVRPQQKKSNLSRNQLDSIFKELEHKVVTLIKNELERFRKLLSPDYPACTEREVQDEVDLHSVRDGALKITLHVLKNMDHTDLANTLHNKLASVYQTKLKSSLREKFRRINEGISQHGSSALLNEIYTELYITEGWSGDVNNEHEVRQIETASRRPAAQETPIKCNDLFKDKSIRRVLTKGVAGIGKTVSVQKVILDWAEGKANQDVTFMFPLPFRELNLMKQKHLSLMDLLHHFFPEIRKLEVIDCDSYKVVLIFDGLDECRLPLNFQKNERLCDVTESASVDVLLTNLIKGNLLPSALLWITSRPGAANQIPPECVAQVTEVRGFSDPQKEEYFRKRISDQSLANKIISHMKSSRSLYIMCHIPVFCWISTTVLERMLGEAERGEIPKTLTQMFTHFLIFQIKHKEQKYHQKCDPDPQQTRKSILALGKLAFQQLEKGNLIFYEEDLRECGIDVGEVSVYSGVCTQIFREEFGLHLGKVFSFVHLSVQEFLAALYAFLSFISRNVTEQPTTDLSDLLNKSDMSDLLRSAVDKALQSENGHLDLFLRFLLGLSLESNQTLLRGLMPQTGSSSHSKQETVEYIKEKIRENPSPEKSINLFHCLNELNDHSLVQEVQTYLNRGGYRCLRGTILSPAQWSALVFVLLNSDQELDVFDLRKYDPSEECLLKLLPVVKASRRAELCVCDLTEESCRVLSSVLRSNSSRLRELDLSVNNLQDSGVKLLSAGLENPHCTLEILRLWRCNLTEESCRVLSSVLRSNSSRLRELDLSHNNLQDLGVKLLSAGLEDPHCTLEILRMCDCRITDEGCAALTSALRSNSSSRLRELDLSHNNLQDSGVKLLSAGLENPHCTLETLRMRDCSITDEGCAALTSALRSNSSSHLRELDLKGNNPGESGVKLLSDLLKDPHCNLETLHVNYNTLTRTGV; encoded by the exons atgacctccaacatgagtgtgtctggagaacaggacttaaagagagacgagag aatgatggagggaaagagatcagactcaccagaacccagctgtgtgtccatgaagagtgacgcGTCAATGCATCGTCCAATTAACTTCAGAGACGGAGCCGGgtctcctgatgtgag accacaacagaagaaatcaaacctcagcagaaatcagttggactccatattcaag gagctggaacacaaagtcgtcactctgataaagaatgagctggAGAGGTtcaggaagctcctgagtccagattacccagcatgcactgagagggaggtgcaGGATGAGGtggatctgcacagtgtcagagacggagcgctgaagatcacactgcacgtcctgaagaacatggaccacacagatctcgctaacacactgcacaaca aactcgcctctgtgtatcagacaaagctgaaatccagcctgagagagaagtttagaagaattaatgaaggaatctcacagcatggaagctcagcacttctgaatgagatctacacagagctctacatcacagagggttggagtggagacgtcaataatgaacatgaggtgagacagattgagacagcgtccaggagaccagcagcacaggagacacccatcaaatgtaatgatctctttaaagacaagtccatcagaagagtgctgactaaaggagttgctggaattggaaaaacagtctctgtgcagaaggtcattctggactgggctgaaggaaaagcaaatcaggacgtcaccttcatgtttccacttccctttagagagctgaatctgatgaagcagaaacatctcagtctgatggatcttcttcatcactttttccctgaaatAAGAAAACTAGAAGTAATAGACTGTGACTCCTacaaagtggtgttgatctttgatggtctggatgagtgtcgacttcctctaaatttccagaagaatgagagactgtgtgatgtgacagagtcagcctcagtggatgtgctgctgacgaacctcatcaaggggaatctgcttccctctgctctcctctggataacctctcgaccaggagcagccaatcagatccctcctgagtgtgtagcccaggtaacagaggtacgagggttcagtgatcctcagaaagaggagtacttcaggaagaggatcagtgatcagagcctggccaataaaatcatctcacacatgaagtcttcaagaagcctctacatcatgtgccacatcccagtcttctgctggatctcaaccactgttctagagagaatgttgggtgaagcagagagaggagagatccccaagactctgactcaaatgttcacacacttcctgatctttcagatcaaacacaaggagcaaaagtaccatcagaaatgtgaccctgatcctcagcagaccagaaagagtatcctggcactgggaaaactggctttccaacagctggagaaaggaaacctgatcttctatgaggaagacctgagagagtgtggcattgatgtcgGAGAAGTGTcggtgtactcaggagtgtgtacccaaatcttcagagaggagtttgggcttcacctggggaaggtgttcagctttgtacatctgagtgttcaggagtttctggctgctttatatgcatttctctccttcatcagcagaaatgtaacagaacaaccaaccactgatctgtctgatcttctcaacaagtcagacatgtctgatctcctcaggagtgcagtggacaaggccttacagagtgagaatggacacctggacctgttcctccgcttccttctgggtctctcactggagtccaatcagactctcttacgaggcttaatgccccagacaggaagcagctctcacagcaaacaggaaacagtcgagtacatcaaggagaagatcagggagaatccatctccagagaaatccatcaatctgttccactgtctgaatgaactgaatgatcattctctagtgcaggaagtacagacttacctgaacagaggaggATACAGGTGTCTCAGGGGAACCatactctctcctgctcagtggtcagctctggtgtttgtgttactgaactcagatcaggagctggatgtgtttgatttgaggaaatatgacccatcagaggaatgtcttctgaagctgctgccagtggtcaaagcctccagaagagctga gctgtgtgtgtgtgatctgacagaggaaagctgtagagttctgtcctcagttctccgatcaaactcctccagactgagagaactggacctgagtgtcaataacctgcaggattcaggagtgaagctgctctctgctggactggagaatccacactgtacactggagatactgag gctgtggaggtgtaatctgacagaggaaagctgtagagttctgtcctcagttctcagatcaaactcctccagactgagagaactggacctgagtcacaataacctgcaggatttaggagtgaagctgctctctgctggactggaggatccacactgtacactggagatactgag gatgtgtgactgcaggattacagatgaaggttgtgctgctctgacttctgctctgaggtcaaactcctcatcacgcctgagagaactggacctgagtcacaataacctgcaggattcaggagtgaagctgctctctgctggactggagaatccacactgtacactggagacactgag gatgcgtgactgcagtattacagatgaaggttgtgctgctctgacttctgctctgaggtcaaactcctcatcacacctgagagaactggatctgaagggtaataatccaggagaatcaggagtgaagctgctctctgatctactgaaggatccacactgtaacctggagacactaca
- the LOC108261688 gene encoding NLR family CARD domain-containing protein 3 isoform X2 — MTSNMSVSGEQDLKRDERMMEGKRSDSPEPSCVSMKSDASMHRPINFRDGAGSPDVRPQQKKSNLSRNQLDSIFKELEHKVVTLIKNELERFRKLLSPDYPACTEREVQDEVDLHSVRDGALKITLHVLKNMDHTDLANTLHNKLASVYQTKLKSSLREKFRRINEGISQHGSSALLNEIYTELYITEGWSGDVNNEHEVRQIETASRRPAAQETPIKCNDLFKDKSIRRVLTKGVAGIGKTVSVQKVILDWAEGKANQDVTFMFPLPFRELNLMKQKHLSLMDLLHHFFPEIRKLEVIDCDSYKVVLIFDGLDECRLPLNFQKNERLCDVTESASVDVLLTNLIKGNLLPSALLWITSRPGAANQIPPECVAQVTEVRGFSDPQKEEYFRKRISDQSLANKIISHMKSSRSLYIMCHIPVFCWISTTVLERMLGEAERGEIPKTLTQMFTHFLIFQIKHKEQKYHQKCDPDPQQTRKSILALGKLAFQQLEKGNLIFYEEDLRECGIDVGEVSVYSGVCTQIFREEFGLHLGKVFSFVHLSVQEFLAALYAFLSFISRNVTEQPTTDLSDLLNKSDMSDLLRSAVDKALQSENGHLDLFLRFLLGLSLESNQTLLRGLMPQTGSSSHSKQETVEYIKEKIRENPSPEKSINLFHCLNELNDHSLVQEVQTYLNRGGYRCLRGTILSPAQWSALVFVLLNSDQELDVFDLRKYDPSEECLLKLLPVVKASRRAELCVCDLTEESCRVLSSVLRSNSSRLRELDLSVNNLQDSGVKLLSAGLENPHCTLEILRMCDCRITDEGCAALTSALRSNSSSRLRELDLSHNNLQDSGVKLLSAGLENPHCTLETLRMRDCSITDEGCAALTSALRSNSSSHLRELDLKGNNPGESGVKLLSDLLKDPHCNLETLHVNYNTLTRTGV, encoded by the exons atgacctccaacatgagtgtgtctggagaacaggacttaaagagagacgagag aatgatggagggaaagagatcagactcaccagaacccagctgtgtgtccatgaagagtgacgcGTCAATGCATCGTCCAATTAACTTCAGAGACGGAGCCGGgtctcctgatgtgag accacaacagaagaaatcaaacctcagcagaaatcagttggactccatattcaag gagctggaacacaaagtcgtcactctgataaagaatgagctggAGAGGTtcaggaagctcctgagtccagattacccagcatgcactgagagggaggtgcaGGATGAGGtggatctgcacagtgtcagagacggagcgctgaagatcacactgcacgtcctgaagaacatggaccacacagatctcgctaacacactgcacaaca aactcgcctctgtgtatcagacaaagctgaaatccagcctgagagagaagtttagaagaattaatgaaggaatctcacagcatggaagctcagcacttctgaatgagatctacacagagctctacatcacagagggttggagtggagacgtcaataatgaacatgaggtgagacagattgagacagcgtccaggagaccagcagcacaggagacacccatcaaatgtaatgatctctttaaagacaagtccatcagaagagtgctgactaaaggagttgctggaattggaaaaacagtctctgtgcagaaggtcattctggactgggctgaaggaaaagcaaatcaggacgtcaccttcatgtttccacttccctttagagagctgaatctgatgaagcagaaacatctcagtctgatggatcttcttcatcactttttccctgaaatAAGAAAACTAGAAGTAATAGACTGTGACTCCTacaaagtggtgttgatctttgatggtctggatgagtgtcgacttcctctaaatttccagaagaatgagagactgtgtgatgtgacagagtcagcctcagtggatgtgctgctgacgaacctcatcaaggggaatctgcttccctctgctctcctctggataacctctcgaccaggagcagccaatcagatccctcctgagtgtgtagcccaggtaacagaggtacgagggttcagtgatcctcagaaagaggagtacttcaggaagaggatcagtgatcagagcctggccaataaaatcatctcacacatgaagtcttcaagaagcctctacatcatgtgccacatcccagtcttctgctggatctcaaccactgttctagagagaatgttgggtgaagcagagagaggagagatccccaagactctgactcaaatgttcacacacttcctgatctttcagatcaaacacaaggagcaaaagtaccatcagaaatgtgaccctgatcctcagcagaccagaaagagtatcctggcactgggaaaactggctttccaacagctggagaaaggaaacctgatcttctatgaggaagacctgagagagtgtggcattgatgtcgGAGAAGTGTcggtgtactcaggagtgtgtacccaaatcttcagagaggagtttgggcttcacctggggaaggtgttcagctttgtacatctgagtgttcaggagtttctggctgctttatatgcatttctctccttcatcagcagaaatgtaacagaacaaccaaccactgatctgtctgatcttctcaacaagtcagacatgtctgatctcctcaggagtgcagtggacaaggccttacagagtgagaatggacacctggacctgttcctccgcttccttctgggtctctcactggagtccaatcagactctcttacgaggcttaatgccccagacaggaagcagctctcacagcaaacaggaaacagtcgagtacatcaaggagaagatcagggagaatccatctccagagaaatccatcaatctgttccactgtctgaatgaactgaatgatcattctctagtgcaggaagtacagacttacctgaacagaggaggATACAGGTGTCTCAGGGGAACCatactctctcctgctcagtggtcagctctggtgtttgtgttactgaactcagatcaggagctggatgtgtttgatttgaggaaatatgacccatcagaggaatgtcttctgaagctgctgccagtggtcaaagcctccagaagagctga gctgtgtgtgtgtgatctgacagaggaaagctgtagagttctgtcctcagttctccgatcaaactcctccagactgagagaactggacctgagtgtcaataacctgcaggattcaggagtgaagctgctctctgctggactggagaatccacactgtacactggagatactgag gatgtgtgactgcaggattacagatgaaggttgtgctgctctgacttctgctctgaggtcaaactcctcatcacgcctgagagaactggacctgagtcacaataacctgcaggattcaggagtgaagctgctctctgctggactggagaatccacactgtacactggagacactgag gatgcgtgactgcagtattacagatgaaggttgtgctgctctgacttctgctctgaggtcaaactcctcatcacacctgagagaactggatctgaagggtaataatccaggagaatcaggagtgaagctgctctctgatctactgaaggatccacactgtaacctggagacactaca